The proteins below come from a single Caenibius sp. WL genomic window:
- the xth gene encoding exodeoxyribonuclease III produces MRIASFNINGIRARLPRVTEWLAETRPTVACFQEIKCQDDSFPAEAFAELGYQAIWHGQKGFNGVAILAHETAPIEVLRGLPGDPEDEQSRYLEADVNGVRIACLYLPNGNPQPGPKFDYKLRWMERLRQRMAAIWAAEIPAVVLGDFNVIPRDCDVWSPQAMADDALMQPESRDAYLRLLNDGWTDAIATHNPRGGVWTYWDYQASAWPRDHGFRIDHALLSPECADRLTAAGVGRAYRGREKASDHAPVWVELRD; encoded by the coding sequence GTGCGCATCGCGTCTTTCAACATCAACGGCATCCGGGCCCGCCTGCCGCGCGTGACCGAATGGCTGGCGGAAACCCGCCCCACGGTCGCCTGCTTCCAGGAAATCAAGTGTCAGGACGATAGTTTCCCGGCGGAGGCTTTCGCGGAGCTAGGGTATCAGGCGATCTGGCACGGCCAGAAGGGCTTCAACGGCGTGGCCATTCTGGCCCATGAAACCGCGCCGATCGAAGTGCTGCGCGGCCTCCCCGGCGATCCGGAAGATGAACAGTCCCGCTATCTCGAAGCGGATGTGAACGGGGTGCGCATCGCCTGCCTCTATCTGCCCAACGGCAATCCCCAGCCGGGGCCGAAATTCGATTACAAGCTGCGCTGGATGGAGCGTCTGCGCCAACGCATGGCGGCAATCTGGGCGGCGGAAATACCCGCCGTGGTGCTGGGCGATTTTAATGTCATCCCGCGCGATTGCGATGTCTGGTCCCCGCAGGCCATGGCCGATGACGCGCTGATGCAGCCGGAATCGCGCGATGCCTATCTCCGCCTGTTGAATGACGGATGGACCGATGCCATTGCCACGCACAATCCGCGGGGCGGCGTGTGGACCTATTGGGATTATCAGGCGAGCGCCTGGCCGCGCGATCACGGGTTCCGCATCGATCACGCACTGCTTTCGCCCGAATGCGCCGACAGGCTCACCGCCGCGGGAGTGGGCCGGGCCTATCGTGGCCGCGAAAAGGCCAGCGATCACGCCCCCGTGTGGGTCGAACTGCGCGACTGA
- a CDS encoding Maf family protein: protein MKTSSPLVLASKSASRRAMLDAAGIVYQAVPADLDERALEASLTGALPHDTALALADAKALAVSETQAGALVLGSDSLVVVDGRRFDKPASRADAADHLRFFSGRTMELHSAAALARDGRIVWHHADVARLAVRTLSDDFIAWYLEREWPAVSGCVGVFRIEAMGPHLFEAITGDQFTVLGMPLLAVLGALRDQGVAVA from the coding sequence ATGAAGACTTCCTCTCCGCTGGTGCTTGCGTCGAAAAGCGCTTCCCGCCGGGCGATGCTCGATGCGGCCGGTATCGTCTATCAGGCGGTGCCCGCCGATCTTGACGAGCGCGCGCTGGAAGCCAGCCTGACAGGGGCCCTCCCCCACGATACCGCGCTGGCGCTGGCCGATGCCAAGGCGCTCGCCGTCTCCGAAACACAGGCCGGAGCGCTGGTGCTGGGCAGCGATTCGCTGGTGGTGGTGGATGGGCGGCGGTTCGACAAACCCGCCAGCCGCGCCGATGCGGCCGATCACTTGCGCTTCTTTTCCGGGCGGACGATGGAACTGCACAGTGCGGCGGCGCTGGCGCGCGATGGGCGGATCGTGTGGCACCATGCCGATGTGGCCCGGCTTGCCGTGCGCACCCTGTCGGACGATTTCATCGCCTGGTATCTGGAACGCGAATGGCCCGCGGTTTCCGGCTGTGTCGGGGTGTTCCGGATCGAAGCCATGGGGCCGCATCTGTTCGAAGCGATTACCGGCGATCAGTTCACCGTGCTGGGGATGCCCTTGCTTGCCGTGCTGGGCGCATTGCGGGACCAGGGAGTGGCGGTGGCATGA
- a CDS encoding CopD family protein → MTYFWLKAGHIIFVIFWMAGLFMLPRYFVYHQECAPDSPENAQWIERERKLLKIILWPSLIVVWILGLALAIHLGAFSQGWFHAKLALVLILSAYHLWLAGYGAALARGERKLSGRRLRMLNEVPGILAALIVVLVVVKPF, encoded by the coding sequence ATGACCTATTTCTGGCTCAAGGCTGGACACATCATTTTTGTGATCTTCTGGATGGCGGGGCTGTTCATGCTGCCGCGCTATTTCGTCTATCATCAGGAATGCGCGCCGGATTCCCCTGAAAACGCCCAATGGATCGAGCGGGAGCGCAAGCTGCTGAAAATCATCCTCTGGCCATCGCTGATCGTGGTCTGGATCCTCGGGCTGGCGCTCGCAATTCATCTCGGGGCGTTCAGCCAGGGCTGGTTCCACGCCAAGCTGGCGCTGGTTCTGATACTCAGCGCCTATCACCTGTGGCTTGCCGGGTATGGTGCGGCGCTGGCGCGGGGGGAACGCAAGCTTTCCGGGCGTCGCTTGCGGATGCTGAACGAAGTGCCGGGAATTCTGGCCGCGTTGATCGTTGTGCTGGTGGTGGTCAAACCGTTCTGA
- the dnaQ gene encoding DNA polymerase III subunit epsilon, whose product MREIIFDTETTGLDPKKGDRLVEIGCVEMVNRVQTGRTFHAYFNPDRSMPAEAEAVHGLSETFLADKPRFHEKAAELLEFIGDSPLVAHNAGFDFGFLNAELDICGLEAVSTTRMVDTVAIARVRHPGAKNSLDALCTRYGVDRSHRTKHGALLDAELLAQVYVELTGGRQIGLELASVVEDSITIAAAPTRIRERVFRPSRPHVASAAELERHAQFLESIKSPLWSG is encoded by the coding sequence ATGCGTGAGATCATCTTCGACACGGAAACCACCGGCCTCGATCCCAAAAAGGGGGATCGGTTGGTGGAAATCGGGTGCGTCGAAATGGTCAACCGGGTGCAGACTGGCCGCACGTTCCACGCCTATTTCAATCCCGACCGTTCGATGCCTGCGGAAGCGGAGGCCGTCCATGGCCTTTCCGAGACGTTTTTGGCGGACAAGCCGCGTTTCCATGAAAAGGCGGCGGAACTGCTCGAATTTATCGGTGATTCCCCTCTTGTTGCGCACAATGCGGGGTTCGATTTCGGTTTTCTCAACGCTGAACTCGATATTTGCGGATTGGAAGCGGTATCGACCACACGGATGGTGGATACCGTGGCGATCGCCCGTGTGCGTCATCCCGGCGCGAAGAATTCGCTCGATGCCTTGTGCACCCGCTACGGCGTCGACAGGAGCCATCGAACAAAGCACGGAGCTTTGCTCGATGCGGAATTGCTCGCCCAGGTCTATGTAGAGCTGACTGGTGGCCGGCAGATCGGACTCGAACTGGCCAGTGTGGTCGAAGATTCGATTACGATTGCCGCCGCCCCGACCAGGATCCGCGAACGTGTGTTCCGGCCTTCGCGGCCCCATGTGGCCAGCGCGGCGGAACTGGAACGGCACGCGCAATTCCTGGAGTCGATCAAATCGCCGCTCTGGTCAGGCTAA
- a CDS encoding cell wall hydrolase, translated as MADRLRQVHSPLIVFRWMSRQTRLAGSLAVAALLLTALLSTGTSGAAAQDRNPGILPSILSGAEPAQAEAAPAPAGVTFTAKEVVQPLPVEEPETAQADETPADSLHELVAETNVGETLSHNMRCLAAAIYFESKGEPLEGQLAVGRVIVNRAKSGRFPTSYCGVVHQPSQFSFVRGGQIPSIRTASAAWRTAKAIAKIAHEGSWQSPAKGALFFHARYVSPGWRLQRVAQVNNHIFYR; from the coding sequence ATGGCCGATCGCCTGCGCCAGGTGCATTCACCGCTCATAGTGTTTCGATGGATGAGTCGTCAGACCCGGCTGGCCGGAAGCTTGGCCGTTGCCGCTTTACTGCTTACCGCACTTCTTAGTACCGGAACCTCCGGTGCTGCCGCCCAGGATCGCAATCCGGGCATTCTTCCTTCCATTCTTTCCGGTGCCGAACCGGCCCAGGCAGAAGCGGCTCCGGCCCCTGCAGGGGTGACGTTCACGGCCAAGGAAGTGGTTCAGCCGCTCCCCGTGGAAGAACCGGAAACAGCGCAGGCGGATGAGACCCCCGCCGATTCCCTGCACGAACTCGTTGCGGAAACGAATGTCGGGGAGACGCTGTCCCACAACATGCGCTGCCTTGCGGCGGCGATCTATTTCGAATCCAAGGGTGAGCCGCTGGAAGGCCAGCTCGCGGTTGGGCGAGTAATCGTCAATCGCGCCAAGTCGGGTCGCTTCCCCACCTCCTACTGCGGTGTGGTGCATCAGCCGTCGCAGTTCTCATTCGTGCGTGGCGGGCAGATTCCATCTATTCGCACCGCCTCCGCCGCATGGCGCACGGCTAAGGCCATTGCCAAGATCGCCCACGAGGGCAGCTGGCAGAGCCCGGCCAAGGGAGCCCTGTTCTTCCATGCACGCTATGTGTCGCCGGGCTGGCGCCTGCAGCGCGTGGCGCAGGTCAACAATCACATTTTCTATCGCTGA
- the raiA gene encoding ribosome-associated translation inhibitor RaiA → MDIRVSGHQMETGAALQEHASERLNGIVEKYFGRALSSTVTFGKAPAGAFSCDIVTHVMQGLILKGHAAAHDAHTALDQAAEKIDKQLRRYKRRLKDRSEQFAHAAREEEAAYTIFAIADEEEEVVVDAPPVIAETRVDIPEATVSDAVMQLDLRNTNALFFKNAGTGRHNMVYRRNDGSIGWVEPS, encoded by the coding sequence ATGGATATTCGCGTGTCAGGCCACCAGATGGAAACCGGTGCCGCTCTGCAGGAACACGCTTCCGAACGCCTCAATGGTATAGTCGAGAAGTATTTCGGTCGCGCGTTGTCCTCCACCGTCACTTTCGGCAAGGCCCCGGCCGGGGCCTTCAGTTGCGATATCGTCACCCATGTGATGCAAGGGCTCATTCTCAAAGGCCATGCGGCTGCCCATGATGCCCATACCGCACTGGATCAGGCTGCGGAGAAGATCGACAAGCAACTCCGACGCTACAAACGCCGGTTGAAAGACCGAAGCGAACAGTTCGCGCATGCCGCGCGGGAAGAAGAAGCGGCCTACACGATCTTCGCCATCGCGGACGAAGAAGAGGAAGTCGTGGTCGATGCACCGCCGGTGATCGCCGAAACGCGGGTCGATATCCCTGAAGCGACCGTGTCCGACGCGGTGATGCAGCTCGATTTGCGCAACACGAATGCGCTTTTCTTTAAAAATGCTGGCACCGGGCGACATAATATGGTCTATCGCCGCAACGACGGATCGATCGGCTGGGTCGAACCGTCCTGA
- the erpA gene encoding iron-sulfur cluster insertion protein ErpA has translation MATQSLSSLTLTPAAAARVAAIAQKQAKPAMLRLSVEGGGCSGFQYKFGLADSIDSDDLIAETDGVKLLVDPISLDLVAGCTVDFVESLGGAAFRVENPNATAGCGCGSSFGI, from the coding sequence ATGGCTACACAGTCCCTCTCCAGCCTCACCCTGACTCCGGCCGCAGCCGCGCGCGTGGCCGCCATCGCGCAGAAGCAGGCCAAACCGGCCATGCTGCGCCTGTCGGTGGAAGGAGGCGGCTGTTCCGGCTTCCAATACAAGTTCGGCCTGGCCGACAGCATCGACAGCGATGATCTGATCGCCGAAACCGACGGGGTAAAGCTGCTGGTCGATCCGATCAGCCTCGATCTGGTGGCCGGCTGCACGGTCGATTTCGTTGAATCCCTCGGCGGCGCGGCGTTCCGGGTCGAAAATCCCAACGCCACGGCCGGATGCGGCTGCGGTTCCAGCTTCGGCATTTGA
- the aroE gene encoding shikimate dehydrogenase, translated as MTDVSPAIPYAEVIGDPIVQSKSPAIHGYWIRQLGLDADYRAAHVTAEGLADYLISRRADPAWRGCNVTMPHKQAVIPLLDRLDPLAARIGAVNTIVAEQGQLVGYNTDAGGFLEPLRAELAKQHLFRMARVLGTGGAARAIIAALARENVVIVLAGRNTEKAQALLDELDPGGEHHVAPLDHFAGATDFPFDDREGCFDVVVNASPLGMAGQVPLAFDLSHAPPGSIVYDIVTHPLETPLLKAARAAGFQTVDGLAMLIGQAAEAFERFFGIAPPRGDGDAALRGILTA; from the coding sequence ATGACCGATGTTTCGCCCGCCATCCCTTATGCCGAAGTGATCGGCGATCCCATCGTCCAGTCGAAATCGCCCGCGATCCATGGCTACTGGATCAGGCAATTGGGGCTGGATGCCGATTACCGCGCAGCGCATGTCACGGCGGAAGGTCTGGCGGACTATCTCATCAGCCGCCGGGCGGACCCGGCATGGCGCGGTTGCAATGTCACCATGCCGCACAAGCAGGCGGTGATCCCTTTGCTCGATCGCCTCGATCCGCTGGCGGCGCGGATCGGCGCGGTCAACACGATCGTGGCGGAACAGGGGCAACTGGTCGGCTACAACACCGATGCGGGCGGGTTTCTCGAACCGTTGCGGGCCGAACTGGCCAAGCAGCACCTTTTCCGCATGGCGCGGGTGCTGGGCACCGGCGGTGCCGCCCGCGCCATCATCGCCGCACTGGCGCGGGAGAATGTCGTGATCGTGCTGGCCGGGCGGAATACGGAAAAAGCGCAGGCTCTGCTGGATGAACTCGATCCCGGCGGGGAACATCATGTCGCACCGCTCGATCATTTTGCCGGGGCGACCGATTTCCCGTTCGATGACCGCGAAGGCTGCTTCGATGTGGTGGTCAATGCCAGCCCACTGGGTATGGCGGGGCAGGTGCCGCTGGCGTTCGATCTCAGCCACGCGCCGCCGGGTAGCATCGTGTACGATATCGTCACCCACCCGCTGGAAACGCCGCTGTTGAAAGCGGCGCGCGCGGCAGGCTTTCAAACGGTGGACGGCCTTGCCATGCTGATCGGCCAGGCGGCCGAAGCGTTCGAACGCTTTTTCGGTATCGCCCCGCCCCGCGGCGATGGCGATGCGGCCCTGCGCGGAATCCTGACGGCATGA
- a CDS encoding PTS sugar transporter subunit IIA has product MTTLYSLLPDAVATIRADNKQAILEALAERFAQVYELDAAQVLERIEEREKLGSTGFGRGVAIPHARIPGLKRPVAVFFRLAHSVDFAAADGMPVDLVFGLLSPEQAGASHLQALAAISRLVRDETLYTALAEAEDQEALFALLTNVIDRDAA; this is encoded by the coding sequence ATGACTACGCTTTATTCCCTTCTGCCCGATGCTGTTGCGACCATTCGCGCCGACAACAAGCAAGCCATTCTCGAAGCGCTGGCGGAGCGGTTCGCCCAGGTTTACGAACTTGATGCGGCGCAGGTGCTCGAACGGATCGAGGAACGCGAAAAGCTCGGCAGCACCGGCTTCGGGCGCGGTGTTGCCATCCCTCATGCCCGGATACCCGGCTTGAAACGGCCGGTGGCGGTGTTTTTCCGCCTAGCCCATTCGGTCGATTTCGCGGCGGCGGATGGCATGCCGGTGGATCTCGTTTTCGGGCTTCTTTCGCCGGAACAGGCGGGCGCCAGCCATCTGCAGGCGCTGGCCGCCATTTCGCGCCTGGTGCGCGATGAAACGCTCTACACCGCGCTGGCCGAGGCGGAGGACCAGGAAGCTCTGTTTGCATTGCTCACCAATGTGATCGATCGGGATGCAGCCTGA
- a CDS encoding DUF1491 family protein gives MDARLPAHLEVSGLLRAVEAAGGFATLLARGERDAGTILVVCCENGNNARLFERMPQADGDRRWMLVKTQDSQNPGEFSHYLERRKNQDRDIWAIELDIANAERFIGLRPEKD, from the coding sequence ATGGATGCGCGTCTGCCTGCCCATCTGGAAGTAAGTGGGCTTTTGCGGGCAGTGGAAGCGGCCGGCGGTTTCGCCACGCTTCTGGCAAGAGGCGAACGTGATGCGGGCACTATACTTGTCGTTTGTTGCGAAAATGGCAATAATGCACGCCTATTCGAGCGCATGCCACAAGCCGACGGCGATCGGCGCTGGATGTTAGTAAAGACACAAGACTCTCAAAATCCGGGGGAATTTTCACACTATCTTGAGCGCCGGAAGAACCAGGATCGCGATATATGGGCAATTGAGCTGGATATCGCGAACGCCGAACGGTTTATCGGTTTGCGCCCGGAAAAGGATTGA
- the hemE gene encoding uroporphyrinogen decarboxylase has product MPGALLETLHGKSVFPRPIWLMRQAGRYLPEYRALRAEKGGFLGLVYDSEAAAEITAQPIDRFGFDGAILFSDILIVPYAMGQTLEFLAGEGPRLSPTLVDHALASLQAAPERLDPIYATVTKVRARLGPETTLLGFAGSPWTVATYMVAGEGSRDQHVTRAMAYRDPEAFQAIIDAIVDVTVDYLSGQIVAGAEAVQLFDSWAGSLAPAEYERWVIAPNAAIVARLRERHPDVPIIGFPKGSGEKLPAYARETGVNAVGIDETIDPQWAARALPQGLPVQGNFDPLLIEAGGAMLEQRAIALLEAFADRPHVFNLGHGIGQHTPIAHVERLVAAVRGWRG; this is encoded by the coding sequence ATGCCCGGCGCATTGCTCGAAACCTTGCATGGAAAATCCGTTTTCCCCCGGCCGATCTGGTTGATGCGTCAGGCCGGGCGTTACTTGCCCGAATACCGCGCCCTGCGTGCCGAAAAGGGGGGGTTCCTGGGGCTGGTCTACGATTCCGAGGCCGCAGCCGAAATCACCGCGCAACCGATCGACCGGTTCGGTTTCGATGGCGCGATCCTGTTTTCGGATATCCTGATCGTACCCTACGCGATGGGACAGACTCTCGAATTCCTCGCAGGCGAAGGCCCGCGACTGTCCCCCACACTGGTCGATCATGCGCTGGCAAGCCTCCAGGCGGCTCCTGAACGGCTCGATCCGATCTATGCCACCGTCACCAAGGTGCGCGCCCGTTTGGGGCCGGAGACGACGCTGCTGGGCTTTGCAGGGAGCCCGTGGACCGTCGCCACGTACATGGTTGCAGGCGAAGGCAGCCGCGATCAGCATGTGACCCGCGCAATGGCCTATCGCGATCCCGAAGCGTTCCAGGCGATTATCGATGCGATTGTGGATGTCACGGTCGATTATCTCTCGGGTCAGATCGTGGCCGGGGCGGAAGCGGTGCAATTGTTCGACAGTTGGGCGGGCAGTCTGGCCCCCGCTGAATACGAACGCTGGGTCATCGCCCCCAATGCCGCGATCGTAGCCCGGCTGCGCGAGCGCCATCCCGATGTGCCGATTATCGGTTTTCCGAAGGGATCGGGCGAAAAACTGCCGGCTTATGCGCGCGAAACCGGTGTTAACGCCGTGGGCATCGATGAAACGATCGATCCGCAATGGGCTGCCAGAGCCTTGCCGCAAGGTTTGCCGGTGCAGGGCAATTTCGATCCGCTGCTGATCGAGGCCGGCGGGGCGATGCTCGAACAGCGGGCGATTGCCCTGCTCGAAGCGTTCGCCGACAGGCCGCATGTCTTCAATCTCGGCCATGGTATCGGGCAACACACGCCGATTGCGCATGTGGAGCGGCTGGTTGCCGCCGTTCGTGGCTGGAGGGGGTGA
- a CDS encoding pyruvate, water dikinase regulatory protein, producing MQRLHLHLLSDSTGETLEMIAKAALSQFDDADVVRHFWPMVRSQQHLERILAEIAAHPGLVIFTLVNPDIRTQLETRCSTLALPCVSALDAVILALQNQLGQEAKGRPGRQHLMDEAYFERVGAIHYTIAHDDGIGWEDWEDADIVLAGVSRTSKTPTSIYLANRGYKVANIPLVIESPPPRNLFTLRKPLIVGLITAPDRLVQIRRNRLLSLNQGTETDYVDMDAVQRELKFARRMFADNDWPVIDVSRRSIEETAAAIMRLLAERDSSHDAHEPGPKPI from the coding sequence ATGCAGCGCCTGCACCTCCATCTCCTGTCGGATTCCACCGGCGAAACGCTGGAGATGATTGCCAAGGCGGCCCTTTCGCAGTTCGACGATGCGGATGTTGTGCGCCATTTCTGGCCGATGGTCCGTTCGCAGCAGCACCTTGAACGGATCCTGGCGGAAATCGCCGCCCATCCCGGGCTGGTGATTTTCACTCTGGTCAATCCCGATATCCGCACCCAGCTGGAAACGCGCTGTTCCACATTGGCGCTGCCCTGCGTTTCGGCACTGGATGCGGTGATCCTCGCCCTGCAAAACCAGCTCGGGCAGGAAGCGAAAGGCCGCCCAGGCCGCCAGCACCTGATGGACGAGGCCTATTTCGAACGGGTCGGGGCGATCCACTACACCATCGCCCATGATGACGGGATCGGCTGGGAGGATTGGGAAGACGCCGATATCGTGCTGGCCGGGGTGTCGCGCACATCCAAGACGCCGACATCGATCTATCTCGCCAATCGCGGCTACAAGGTCGCCAATATTCCGCTGGTGATCGAAAGCCCGCCGCCCAGAAACCTGTTCACTTTGCGCAAGCCGCTGATCGTCGGCCTGATCACCGCGCCCGACCGGCTGGTACAGATCCGCCGCAATCGCCTGTTGTCGCTTAATCAGGGAACCGAAACCGATTATGTCGATATGGATGCGGTGCAACGCGAACTGAAATTCGCCCGGCGGATGTTCGCCGACAACGATTGGCCGGTGATAGACGTGTCACGCCGCTCGATCGAGGAAACCGCCGCGGCGATCATGCGCCTGCTGGCCGAACGCGACAGCAGCCACGATGCGCACGAACCGGGACCCAAACCGATATGA
- the coaE gene encoding dephospho-CoA kinase (Dephospho-CoA kinase (CoaE) performs the final step in coenzyme A biosynthesis.): protein MTRPVILGLTGSIGMGKSTVAQMFSEAGVPVFDADAEVHKLQGPGGPLLPVIEAAFPGTTGPQGVDRPMLGNLVFGDPAALARLEAIVHPAVAKVRDLFMLEHAGKPLVVFDVPLLFEKGGWEKVDAVVVVSAPFEVQRARVLARPGMTPEKFAHVLGLQVPDSEKRARADFVIDTGTPLPVTRDAVHKVIESVRTRSI, encoded by the coding sequence ATGACCCGCCCGGTGATTCTCGGCCTGACAGGCTCGATCGGCATGGGCAAGTCGACCGTGGCGCAGATGTTTTCCGAAGCGGGCGTGCCGGTTTTCGATGCCGATGCCGAAGTACACAAGCTGCAGGGCCCCGGCGGGCCGCTGCTGCCCGTGATCGAGGCAGCTTTTCCCGGAACCACCGGCCCGCAAGGGGTCGACCGCCCTATGCTCGGCAATCTGGTGTTCGGCGATCCGGCGGCTCTCGCCCGGCTGGAAGCGATCGTCCATCCTGCCGTTGCCAAAGTGCGCGATCTGTTCATGCTGGAACACGCGGGGAAACCGCTGGTGGTGTTCGACGTGCCGCTACTGTTCGAAAAGGGCGGCTGGGAAAAGGTCGATGCCGTGGTCGTGGTTTCCGCCCCGTTCGAGGTGCAGCGTGCCCGCGTGCTCGCCCGCCCGGGGATGACACCGGAAAAGTTTGCCCATGTGCTCGGGCTTCAGGTTCCCGACAGCGAAAAGCGCGCAAGGGCGGATTTCGTGATCGATACCGGCACGCCCTTGCCGGTCACTCGGGATGCGGTCCACAAGGTGATTGAAAGCGTCCGCACCCGCTCTATTTGA
- the rho gene encoding transcription termination factor Rho — MHLKELKKKAPAELVEMAEELGVEGASTMRRQDLMFCILRELAEDEEYEQEIMGVGTIEVLSDGFGFLRSPEANYLAGPDDIYVSPNQVRKWGLRTGDTVEGEIRAPKDGERYFALTKLTSVNFDNPDMVRHRTNFDNLTPLYPDEKLVLDTVDPTVKDKSARVIDIIAPQGKGQRALIVAPPRTGKTVLLQNIAKAITDNHPEVFLLVLLVDERPEEVTDMQRSVKGEVISSTFDEPASRHVQVAEMVIEKAKRLVEHKKDVVILLDSITRLGRAYNTVVPSSGKVLTGGVDANALQRPKRFFGAARNIEEGGSLSIIATALIDTGSRMDEVIFEEFKGTGNSEIVLDRKVADKRIFPALDVGKSGTRKEELLVGKDQLSKMWVLRRILMQMGTIDAMEFLLDKMKDSKTNEDFFATMNQ; from the coding sequence ATGCATCTGAAAGAACTCAAAAAGAAAGCACCGGCCGAGCTGGTGGAAATGGCGGAGGAACTGGGCGTCGAAGGCGCGTCCACCATGCGCCGCCAGGATCTGATGTTCTGCATTCTGCGCGAACTGGCGGAGGATGAGGAATACGAACAGGAAATCATGGGTGTCGGCACGATCGAAGTGCTGTCCGACGGTTTCGGTTTCCTGCGCAGCCCCGAAGCGAACTATCTCGCCGGGCCTGACGATATCTACGTTTCGCCCAACCAGGTTCGCAAATGGGGCCTGCGCACCGGCGACACGGTGGAAGGCGAAATCCGCGCGCCCAAGGATGGGGAGCGCTATTTTGCCCTCACGAAGCTTACCAGCGTCAATTTCGACAATCCGGACATGGTGCGCCACCGGACCAATTTCGATAACCTGACGCCGCTCTATCCGGACGAGAAGCTGGTTCTCGATACGGTCGATCCCACGGTGAAGGACAAGTCCGCCCGGGTGATCGATATCATCGCCCCGCAGGGCAAGGGGCAGCGCGCCTTGATCGTCGCCCCGCCGCGCACGGGTAAGACCGTCCTGCTGCAGAACATCGCCAAGGCGATCACCGACAATCACCCCGAGGTGTTCCTGCTGGTGCTGCTGGTCGATGAACGCCCGGAAGAAGTCACCGACATGCAACGCAGCGTGAAGGGCGAAGTGATCTCCTCCACGTTCGACGAGCCGGCGAGCCGCCACGTGCAGGTGGCTGAAATGGTTATCGAAAAGGCCAAGCGTCTGGTCGAACACAAGAAGGACGTGGTGATTCTGCTCGATTCGATCACCCGCCTCGGCCGGGCCTACAACACCGTGGTGCCCAGTTCGGGCAAGGTCCTGACCGGCGGTGTCGATGCCAATGCCCTGCAACGCCCGAAGCGTTTCTTCGGCGCGGCGCGCAATATCGAAGAGGGCGGTTCGCTGTCCATCATCGCCACGGCGCTGATCGATACCGGCAGCCGCATGGATGAAGTGATCTTCGAAGAATTCAAAGGCACCGGTAACTCGGAAATCGTGCTCGACCGCAAGGTTGCGGACAAGCGCATCTTCCCGGCCCTGGATGTCGGCAAATCCGGCACCCGCAAGGAAGAACTGCTGGTGGGCAAGGATCAGCTCAGCAAGATGTGGGTGCTGCGCCGCATCCTCATGCAGATGGGCACGATCGATGCGATGGAATTCCTGCTCGACAAGATGAAGGATTCCAAGACCAACGAAGATTTCTTCGCCACGATGAATCAGTGA
- a CDS encoding PaaI family thioesterase, translating into MQPESPASGAQGHWRALEALYASAPINRLFASQLEIVDEGRSRIAFTVDERHFHAAGAAHGTIYFKMLDDAAFYAANTLISDRFLLTTSFNLHFTRPMKTGRVIAEGRWVSGRRRVLVAEAHLVDEEGEEIGRGTGTFMRSHIPLSSLPGYRI; encoded by the coding sequence ATGCAGCCTGAATCGCCTGCAAGCGGCGCGCAGGGGCATTGGCGTGCACTGGAAGCGCTCTATGCCTCGGCGCCGATAAACCGCCTGTTCGCTTCCCAGCTCGAAATCGTTGACGAAGGGCGTTCGCGCATCGCGTTCACCGTGGATGAACGGCATTTCCATGCCGCTGGCGCGGCGCACGGCACGATCTATTTCAAAATGCTCGACGATGCGGCGTTCTATGCCGCCAATACGCTGATCAGCGACCGGTTCCTCCTCACCACGTCGTTCAATCTGCACTTCACCCGCCCGATGAAAACCGGCCGTGTGATCGCGGAAGGGCGTTGGGTCAGCGGCCGCCGACGCGTGCTGGTGGCCGAGGCGCATCTGGTGGACGAAGAAGGCGAGGAAATCGGGCGCGGCACTGGCACGTTCATGCGGTCGCACATTCCGCTGTCCAGCCTGCCCGGATACCGAATCTAG